One region of Quercus lobata isolate SW786 chromosome 2, ValleyOak3.0 Primary Assembly, whole genome shotgun sequence genomic DNA includes:
- the LOC115975558 gene encoding uncharacterized protein LOC115975558 produces MIHKRPLVGEDSYVVASKQPRQLEHSSQCACTINIVPSNNAPEKPQTSGEDSFIKCQDEGSLVNDAITEISNETTVLETGASGSISQFLWVNGSIIGADVMSEAAAHLSFFPEFFEAEHQIKSLYQSDEIYSSLFDCPTRKLVSVGPEHQAFIPEWGLQGLKNSSDHLDNSDPLLGLVHKSGGGLLIDDASEEILMGTRVIPMPDLEASANSCYRNRGTRSDCRCLDEGSVRCVRQHVMEAREKIRENLGQEIFEELGFCEMGEEVVKKWTEEEEQAFQDVVLSNPASLGKNFWDHLLAVFPSRTKNDIVSYYFNVFMLRKRAEQNRLDPLNIDSDNDEWQKSELGLADEDEDSVVESPLDQDATANHQEDHVEDCLDDIEVEEEIDACNNGANIIIHRVGTDEDDGGDIDDISGTHVSTFYGDCHVDFDLELCGKIHGSNGEDYDIQDDSCTSYECQRDRVDSCGTLDGETNARESGGEMKHSMIHLVECQDV; encoded by the exons ATGATACACAAACGGCCCCTTGTTGGCGAGGATTCATATGTAGTTGCTTCTAAGCAACCAAGACAACTAGAACATTCTAGTCAGTGTGCTTGTACTATTAACATTGTCCCTTCCAACAATGCTCCGGAGAAGCCTCAAACTTCAG GCGAGGACAGTTTTATTAAATGTCAAGATGAAGGAAGTCTTGTAAATGATGCAATCACTGAAATCTCAAATGAGACCACGGTATTAGAAACTGGTGCTTCCGGCAGCATTTCCCAATTTTTGTGGGTAAATGGAAGTATCATTGGAGCTGATGTTATGTCAGAGGCAGCAGCTCATTTATcattttttccagaattttttgaAGCTGAACACCAAATAAAATCTTTATATCAGTCTGATGAGATCTATTCATCCCTTTTCGATTGTCCTACGCGAAAGCTTGTTTCTGTTGGACCAGAGCATCAAGCTTTCATTCCAGAATGGGGCCTACAGGGTCTTAAGAACTCTTCAGACCATCTGGATAACTCGGATCCTCTGCTTGGCCTTGTACACAAATCAGGTGGAGGCCTCCTGATTGATGATGCTAGTGAGGAGATACTGATGGGTACTCGTGTCATTCCAATGCCTGACCTTGAAGCATCTGCAAATTCTTGCTACAGAAACAGGGGAACCAGAAGTGACTGTAGGTGCCTTGATGAGGGTTCTGTCAGATGTGTGAGACAACATGTAATGGAAGCAAGAGAGAAAATAAGGGAAAATCTTGGGCAGGAAATATTTGAAGAGTTGGGTTTCTGTGAGATGGGAGAAGAGGTTGTAAAGAAATGGACTGAAGAGGAAGAACAAGCCTTCCAAGATGTTGTTCTTTCTAACCCTGCATCGTTGGGGAAGAACTTTTGGGACCATCTCTTGGCAGTTTTCCCTTCTCGAACAAAGAATGACATTGTGAGCTATTATTTCAATGTCTTTATGCTTCGGAAACGTGCTGAGCAGAATAGACTTGATCCACTAAACATTGATAGTGACAATGATGAGTGGCAAAAAAGTGAACTTGGACTGGCAGATGAAGATGAAGACTCTGTGGTAGAGTCTCCACTTGATCAAGATGCCACTGCAAATCATCAGGAAGATCATGTAGAGGATTGCCTTGATGATATTGAGGTTGAGGAGGAGATAGATGCTTGTAACAATGGTGCTAACATCATTATTCATAGGGTTGGAACTGATGAAGATGATGGGGGAGATATAGATGATATTTCAGGAACACATGTTAGTACTTTCTATGGTGATTGTcatgttgattttgatttagagCTTTGTGGTAAAATTCACGGCAGTAATGGTGAGGATTATGATATTCAAGATGACTCCTGCACATCATATGAGTGTCAGCGTGACAGGGTTGATAGCTGTGGTACACTTGATGGGGAGACTAATGCAAGAGAGTCCGGTGGAGAAATGAAACACTCAATGATACATCTTGTCGAATGTCAAGATGTTTAA
- the LOC115975557 gene encoding uncharacterized protein LOC115975557 yields MGQDQEQRHVCKLCNKSFMNGRVLGGHMRCHSHKNHNPTKGQKKVSKSNMDIENGIGRHTKYGLREKPKMSWKFSGSNHNTSGQEIVCKVCGKGFESLRALFGHMRHHSGRERSGIYCEECGKGFGSLKALTTHRHRKSHSERVVVCDESWTSSSRKTEMENQSNSEIQGLVRRKRSNRMRYKTTPNSFVSSLNESVSCTDIEQEVEEVAICLMMLSRGIGNWGGFNLVTEFSDNDSVTYKAKSLEQNKRIVSDDGGGIFACEFNESLKMKKPRVEEFGSYVSDSKIVSTENDFVFGSDDEKIELEVPLEKFYRDGECKMPKMEDVFGLASYNDKTEKDIRNEMKNKPTEVELEEDFTEDYGLDSANSGSMNFGLNKKAKLAACGSHLRGKSCKKICTSDDSAILSKSNHSWENSEYKCKTCNKNFHSYQALGGHQSIHRTENCPVLEIWNCKTSSQSNIVPETEANFDVVNLECRENSEEQKISRVSLTSYEFKERKEHKCHICFKVFASGQALGGHKRAHLIKNSEVISEETVVIKEEISDILNIVGIDLPIILEEDTNVGVGFKSSWVENDQKHELMGGLIPN; encoded by the coding sequence ATGGGCCAAGACCAAGAACAGAGGCATGTGTGCAAGCTCTGCAACAAGAGTTTTATGAATGGAAGAGTCTTGGGAGGTCACATGAGGTGTCATAGCCATAAGAACCACAATCCAACCAAAGGACAGAAAAAGGTGAGCAAGAGCAACATGGATATTGAAAATGGTATTGGTAGGCATACTAAGTATGGCCTAAGAGAAAAACCCAAGATGTCTTGGAAGTTTTCAGGCTCTAACCATAATACTTCAGGGCAAGAAATTGTCTGTAAAGTGTGTGGCAAAGGGTTTGAGTCTTTAAGAGCTCTGTTTGGTCATATGAGGCATCACTctgggagagagagaagtggaATTTACTGTGAAGAATGTGGCAAAGGGTTTGGGTCATTGAAAGCTCTCACTACCCACAGGCACAGGAAAAGTCACTCTGAAAGAGTTGTGGTCTGTGATGAATCCTGGACTAGTTCAAGCCGTAAGACAGAAATGGAGAATCAATCCAACAGTGAGATCCAGGGGTTGGTGCGGAGAAAGAGATCAAACAGAATGAGGTACAAGACTACTCCTAATTCTTTTGTTTCTAGTTTGAATGAATCCGTATCCTGTACTGATATTGAGCAAGAAGTAGAAGAGGTAGCTATCTGCTTGATGATGCTGTCAAGGGGTATAGGCAATTGGGGTGGATTTAATTTGGTCACTGAGTTCTCGGATAATGATTCTGTCACTTACAAGGCTAAATCATTGGAACAAAATAAGCGAATTGTCAGTGATGATGGGGGTGGAATTTTTGCTTGTGAATTCAATGAGTCTTTAAAGATGAAGAAACCAAGGGTGGAGGAGTTTGGTTCTTATGTTTCAGATTCTAAGATTGTCTCCACTGAAaatgattttgtgtttggaagTGATGATGAAAAGATTGAACTGGAAGTTCCACTTGAAAAGTTTTATAGGGATGGTGAATGTAAAATGCCTAAAATGGAGGATGTGTTTGGATTAGCATCATACAATGATAAGACGGAGAAGGATATCCGTAATGAGATGAAAAACAAGCCCACTGAAGTAGAATTAGAAGAGGATTTTACAGAAGACTATGGTTTGGATTCAGCCAATTCAGGATCCATGAATTTTGGTTTGAACAAGAAAGCCAAGCTTGCTGCTTGTGGCTCTCACCTGAGGGGAAAGTCTTGCAAGAAGATATGTACTTCTGATGATTCTGCAATCCTAAGTAAATCAAATCATTCTTGGGAGAATAGTGAATACAAGTGCAAGACCTGCAACAAGAATTTCCACTCATACCAGGCACTTGGAGGCCACCAGTCAATACACAGAACTGAAAATTGCCCTGTATTGGAAATTTGGAACTGCAAAACGAGCAGCCAGAGTAATATTGTTCCTGAAACTGAGGCTAATTTCGATGTTGTCAATCTTGAATGTAGGGAGAACTCTGAGGAGCAGAAGATAAGTAGAGTGTCTCTGACAAGTTATGAGTTCAAGGAGAGAAAGGAGCACAAGTGCCATATCTGCTTTAAGGTTTTTGCATCAGGTCAAGCTTTGGGTGGTCACAAGAGAGCTCATTTAATCAAAAATTCTGAGGTCATATCTGAAGAGACCGTAGTAATAAAGGAAGAGATTTCTGATATCCTTAATATAGTTGGTATTGATCTCCCAATTATTCTTGAGGAAGATACTAATGTTGGTGTTGGATTTAAGTCATCGTGGGTTGAAAATGATCAGAAGCATGAGCTAATGGGGGGTCTAATTCCTAACTGA